From one Deinococcus aerophilus genomic stretch:
- a CDS encoding glucose-1-phosphate thymidylyltransferase, translating into MKAIIPAAGLGTRLRPLTFTRPKPVLRVAGQPIIRHAIQTLAAAGITEIGVVVSDITRGEIQHALRKVQGVTVTLINQHEQLGLGHAVLTAREWVGESNFCVYLGDNLFEFGARPFIEQFEKQTPAALIALVEVPDPTAFGVAQLDGQRITRLVEKPKDPPSNLAVAGLYCFTPQIFEVLEGMPPSARGEYEITDGIQGLIDRGCAVLGQRVEGWWKDTGRPADLLDANRLLLEDIEADLQGTIEDSLISGRVVVPASARVIRSKIVGPVMLDEDVIIEDAYIGPFTSIGRGSVIRGAEVEHSVVDEGAVIENVGQRLQDCLIGVRARVSGGHTMPRAHKLTISDASVVELA; encoded by the coding sequence ATGAAAGCCATTATCCCCGCCGCAGGCCTGGGCACCCGTCTGCGTCCCCTGACCTTTACCCGGCCCAAGCCTGTGCTGCGGGTGGCCGGGCAGCCCATCATCCGGCACGCCATCCAGACCCTGGCGGCGGCGGGAATTACAGAGATCGGCGTGGTGGTCTCCGACATTACCCGCGGCGAGATTCAACATGCCCTGCGCAAGGTCCAGGGTGTCACGGTCACCCTGATCAACCAGCACGAACAGCTGGGGCTGGGGCACGCAGTCCTCACCGCCCGCGAGTGGGTGGGGGAATCCAATTTCTGTGTATACCTGGGAGACAACCTGTTCGAGTTCGGGGCCCGGCCGTTCATAGAGCAGTTTGAAAAGCAGACACCGGCGGCCCTGATCGCGCTGGTCGAGGTGCCCGATCCAACGGCGTTCGGGGTGGCCCAGCTTGACGGCCAGCGCATCACCCGGCTCGTCGAGAAGCCCAAGGACCCGCCCAGCAACCTGGCGGTGGCGGGCCTGTACTGCTTTACTCCTCAGATTTTCGAGGTGCTCGAGGGCATGCCCCCCTCCGCACGGGGCGAATACGAGATCACCGACGGTATCCAGGGCCTGATCGACCGGGGCTGCGCGGTGCTGGGCCAGCGGGTCGAGGGCTGGTGGAAGGACACCGGACGTCCGGCCGACCTGCTGGATGCCAACCGGCTGCTGCTCGAGGACATCGAGGCCGACCTCCAGGGGACGATCGAGGACTCCCTGATTTCGGGGCGGGTGGTGGTTCCGGCGTCGGCCCGGGTGATCCGCAGCAAGATCGTGGGACCGGTGATGCTGGACGAGGACGTGATCATCGAGGACGCCTACATCGGGCCCTTTACCAGCATCGGGCGCGGCAGCGTGATCCGCGGGGCCGAGGTCGAGCACAGTGTGGTGGACGAGGGAGCCGTGATCGAGAACGTCGGCCAACGGTTGCAGGACTGCCTGATCGGCGTGCGCGCCCGCGTCAGCGGCGGCCACACCATGCCCCGCGCCCACAAGCTGACCATCTCGGATGCCAGCGTGGTGGAACTGGCCTGA
- a CDS encoding nucleotide-binding protein, which produces MRLLLPKILLVAIGLSLAVYWWSRTQPVIYEAVASLIASSTQGQIGVVGGSVISPLPAGTVAQVTQSPLVLRPLIAAVRENRSLLTAERQWLVSQLERDLSSPDERREKIVSVSAEQGIGENSVYTLRTRAPSASAARVLANLASEQLLAWDTERTLREVALAQTNFTLQLAQVDRRLSLPGLSSLERQTLIYRRATMQDNLAQLAFLKTARPSSLQALVSAVDPAQPITASPLRNAALIGVLGLFLGSGMAVVLTLMRPLIWTERDLVSRGLSTLAVLPRHRAGLSDSQELIGFLRVQVLNVLQNHDRPVLMVAGVAGGEGASTLCARLALSLAHSGQRVLVVNADQKRGIQHPLEVKGGADQPWRQMTEPGGARDMQSVVSETPALQIKEVGLRVHLLAASGTPGSTDRADLPAGGPEISTLVDMAGQSGLGEMLRCWGQGHDLILVDSPPLLVCSDGLRLGQHTDGILIVIEAGRTSLYELDQTLRYAAAVGLPVLGFVLNKAPAVARRSRFKHDGIRTGEAR; this is translated from the coding sequence GTGCGTCTGCTGCTGCCCAAGATCTTGCTGGTAGCCATCGGTCTGTCCCTAGCGGTTTACTGGTGGTCACGGACTCAACCGGTGATCTACGAGGCAGTGGCCAGCCTGATTGCTTCTAGTACCCAGGGTCAGATTGGGGTGGTGGGTGGTTCGGTCATTTCACCCCTGCCGGCGGGGACAGTGGCCCAGGTGACTCAGAGTCCTCTGGTTCTGCGTCCTCTGATCGCGGCGGTGCGGGAAAACCGATCTCTGCTGACCGCTGAGAGACAGTGGCTCGTTTCGCAACTTGAACGTGATCTCTCGTCGCCTGATGAGCGACGAGAAAAAATTGTAAGTGTCAGCGCCGAGCAGGGGATCGGGGAAAACAGTGTCTACACCTTAAGGACCCGTGCCCCTTCAGCAAGCGCGGCCCGCGTTCTGGCAAATCTGGCGAGCGAGCAGCTGTTGGCCTGGGATACCGAACGGACCTTACGGGAGGTGGCTCTGGCCCAGACCAATTTCACTTTGCAGCTGGCACAGGTGGACCGTCGGCTGTCTTTGCCGGGACTGTCCTCATTGGAACGGCAAACCTTGATCTACCGTCGGGCCACCATGCAAGACAATCTCGCGCAGTTGGCATTTTTGAAGACTGCCAGGCCCAGCAGTCTTCAGGCTCTGGTCAGTGCTGTGGACCCGGCCCAACCCATCACTGCATCTCCGTTAAGGAACGCTGCCTTGATTGGCGTACTGGGACTATTTCTGGGAAGTGGGATGGCTGTTGTGCTGACGCTAATGCGTCCCTTGATCTGGACCGAAAGAGATCTTGTATCTCGAGGTCTGTCTACCCTGGCAGTCTTACCCCGGCACAGGGCGGGCCTGTCTGATTCACAAGAACTGATCGGTTTTTTAAGGGTTCAGGTACTAAATGTTCTTCAGAACCATGACCGGCCCGTGCTGATGGTTGCTGGAGTGGCCGGGGGCGAAGGAGCGAGTACCCTGTGTGCCAGACTGGCACTAAGTCTGGCGCACAGTGGTCAACGCGTGCTGGTGGTGAATGCCGATCAAAAGCGCGGAATCCAGCATCCCCTGGAAGTGAAGGGAGGCGCAGATCAACCGTGGCGTCAGATGACGGAGCCGGGTGGCGCGCGCGACATGCAAAGTGTTGTGTCAGAAACTCCTGCCTTACAAATCAAGGAGGTCGGGTTACGGGTACATTTGCTTGCGGCCAGCGGCACACCGGGCAGTACTGACCGTGCAGACCTCCCTGCTGGTGGGCCTGAGATCAGTACCCTCGTCGATATGGCAGGTCAGTCCGGTCTGGGCGAGATGCTGCGCTGCTGGGGTCAGGGCCATGATCTGATACTTGTCGACAGTCCTCCGCTGTTGGTCTGCTCCGACGGTTTGCGGCTAGGACAGCATACCGACGGCATACTGATCGTGATTGAGGCAGGGCGGACCTCGCTGTACGAACTGGATCAGACTTTGCGTTATGCCGCAGCCGTGGGACTGCCTGTCTTGGGCTTCGTATTGAATAAGGCTCCTGCGGTGGCTCGGAGATCTCGGTTCAAGCATGACGGCATTCGTACCGGGGAAGCCCGGTAG
- the wbaP gene encoding undecaprenyl-phosphate galactose phosphotransferase WbaP, whose product MGDLLSALLAQLLASVLLSALGRPPLRLDPPLIWMGLWLLWRAYQGFYPGYGRSPQTELRLHTLGTCQVALAQLAAAFAVHQLVPSVGGVLLMWFLLVVFALLTRYTVRAVLITWGQYGRDISVIGAGRTAALTIAHLRANPAYGLRPVATYDDNPRLHGSSVQGVPVVGAIELALRCPLTEQALISIPGARAETQSRLVNSVYAVFPITWIIPDLFGVPNQALKTHNIGSLATLEIRNNLRSRRSQIVKRLLDIVLSLIGLVLASPLFLLIIIIIYINSPGPVIYRSSRIGRNFQLFDCYKFRSMYHESDLMLEKILDEDYAMRKEYETFHKLRRDPRITSVGGVLRRFSLDELPQIFNVLKGNMSLVGPRPYLPSEKDKMGEIAHFIAQVSPGMTGYWQVVGRNHTTFDERLEMDRFYIANWTPWLDLVLLIQTVRVVIVGKGAY is encoded by the coding sequence TTGGGCGACCTGCTGAGTGCCTTGCTGGCGCAATTGCTCGCATCTGTGTTGTTGAGTGCCCTGGGCCGCCCCCCTCTGCGGCTGGACCCCCCGCTGATCTGGATGGGCTTATGGCTGCTATGGCGGGCTTATCAGGGGTTTTACCCAGGCTATGGACGCTCACCTCAAACCGAACTGAGATTGCATACCTTGGGAACCTGTCAGGTCGCGCTGGCCCAACTTGCCGCAGCGTTCGCTGTTCATCAGCTGGTCCCCAGCGTTGGTGGTGTGCTCCTGATGTGGTTCCTACTGGTGGTGTTCGCACTCCTGACCCGTTACACCGTACGTGCCGTGCTGATCACCTGGGGACAGTATGGGCGCGACATCAGCGTGATCGGGGCCGGTCGTACGGCGGCTTTGACCATTGCCCATTTGCGGGCCAATCCAGCTTATGGGCTTCGCCCCGTGGCTACCTATGATGACAACCCCCGCTTGCATGGCAGCAGTGTTCAGGGCGTACCAGTAGTTGGTGCCATCGAACTCGCGCTCCGTTGTCCTCTGACGGAGCAAGCATTGATCTCTATCCCAGGGGCACGTGCAGAAACACAAAGTCGACTGGTAAATAGCGTTTATGCAGTCTTCCCCATTACTTGGATTATTCCTGATCTTTTTGGAGTGCCAAATCAAGCATTGAAAACTCACAATATTGGAAGTCTGGCAACTTTAGAGATTCGAAACAATCTGAGAAGCAGGCGTTCTCAAATAGTTAAGAGACTCCTTGATATTGTACTTAGTTTGATTGGGCTGGTGTTGGCATCTCCTCTTTTTTTGCTCATAATCATTATTATTTATATTAATAGTCCTGGCCCGGTGATTTACAGATCATCTCGCATCGGCAGAAACTTCCAATTGTTTGATTGTTATAAATTTCGGAGCATGTACCACGAATCGGATCTGATGCTTGAAAAAATTCTTGATGAAGACTATGCGATGCGTAAGGAATATGAGACTTTTCACAAGCTGCGTCGCGATCCTAGAATTACAAGTGTCGGCGGCGTCTTAAGAAGATTCAGTTTAGATGAGTTGCCTCAAATCTTCAATGTTCTAAAAGGTAATATGAGTTTAGTGGGGCCCAGACCTTACTTGCCAAGCGAAAAGGACAAAATGGGTGAGATTGCCCATTTTATTGCCCAGGTTTCACCTGGAATGACTGGTTATTGGCAAGTTGTAGGGAGAAATCACACGACGTTCGATGAGCGTCTGGAGATGGATAGGTTCTACATTGCTAACTGGACGCCATGGCTTGATTTGGTCTTACTGATTCAGACAGTAAGAGTGGTTATAGTGGGGAAAGGTGCCTACTAG
- a CDS encoding oligosaccharide flippase family protein, whose translation MNQKRMVKNFLILSVLQISGFIFPLISLPYLAKTLGIQMLGVYSLFQSVTVITSVIADYGYITNGTQRISTIKGNSKKISIIINNALYLRLNIAIAASFCGAAYLFSVIPKGMQTLPNLLTVVVATVLSSLNLPWVFQGLEKMPQYSAILIAGRTFSLMLILALVSGPANLQTALWVSLLPQLIGAVFSIFYISKYLNWKFKVPRILDAKLELIYGWNFFTPNFYSIFFTQVGLIALGMYQSQMVVGGYAVMDRIAKAVGSLNGAVNQAVYPQVAFAMSQSHSIGVAVLRKYALIFLPPALVLSLILAFYSPTIVSIFFGETYVPFSDALRYLSIFIFLSSVNTFIGVIYMNTSGRQREYSRATLVGTLVALVLYFSLPALIGYYAPVFGIILGESLIIVIILSSIFKKRNKNV comes from the coding sequence ATGAATCAGAAAAGAATGGTGAAAAACTTTCTAATCCTTTCTGTATTGCAAATTTCAGGTTTTATTTTTCCACTTATCTCATTGCCCTATCTAGCTAAGACATTGGGCATCCAAATGCTAGGAGTATACTCGCTCTTTCAATCTGTGACCGTCATAACCTCGGTAATCGCCGATTACGGCTATATAACCAATGGTACACAAAGAATATCTACTATTAAGGGCAATTCAAAAAAAATTAGCATTATAATAAATAATGCACTTTACCTGCGGCTTAACATAGCTATAGCGGCGTCTTTTTGTGGTGCGGCGTATCTGTTCTCAGTCATTCCTAAAGGCATGCAAACTTTGCCAAATCTTTTAACAGTGGTGGTGGCAACAGTTTTAAGTTCCTTAAATCTTCCCTGGGTGTTTCAGGGACTGGAGAAAATGCCCCAATACTCCGCGATTTTGATCGCAGGACGCACGTTTTCTTTGATGCTAATTCTAGCTCTAGTATCTGGTCCAGCTAATTTACAAACGGCCTTGTGGGTTAGCCTGCTGCCTCAATTGATTGGGGCAGTATTTTCTATTTTTTATATCAGCAAATATTTAAATTGGAAGTTTAAAGTCCCCAGGATACTGGATGCTAAACTGGAATTGATCTATGGCTGGAATTTTTTTACCCCCAATTTTTATAGTATATTTTTCACACAAGTAGGGCTTATAGCTCTTGGAATGTACCAAAGTCAGATGGTTGTTGGCGGCTATGCCGTAATGGATCGAATTGCAAAAGCCGTGGGGAGTTTAAACGGAGCTGTTAATCAGGCTGTCTACCCACAAGTCGCTTTTGCGATGTCTCAATCGCACTCCATAGGGGTGGCAGTACTGCGTAAATACGCTTTAATATTTCTTCCACCCGCCCTCGTTTTATCTCTCATTCTGGCTTTTTATAGCCCTACTATTGTCAGTATATTTTTTGGAGAAACTTATGTTCCATTTTCGGATGCCCTGAGATATCTCTCTATATTCATATTTTTGTCCTCTGTAAATACTTTCATTGGAGTTATATATATGAATACGTCTGGCAGGCAAAGAGAATATAGTCGGGCAACCCTCGTCGGAACCTTGGTAGCTCTGGTTCTATACTTCTCGCTCCCAGCATTAATAGGTTATTATGCGCCGGTCTTCGGAATTATTTTAGGCGAATCTCTTATTATAGTAATAATATTAAGCAGTATATTCAAAAAGAGAAATAAGAATGTATGA
- a CDS encoding glycosyltransferase family 4 protein encodes MYDFTFILPEISRRPIGGYKIVYEYCNRLSDLGYNVSIIHLRKRSKSKLHFVKRVIENLLHKYIFGSEVVWFRLAIGIKVQEIESAHILEDQQFESLYYVATAWDTAKITKKIADFFNAYGLYLIQGYETWDAEEKEIIQTYHLGLRNIAIAKWLQESVKNSGAECYFVPNAFDFEDFHVVEPPCSRDGKIVLTMFHDSPLKGFKDVVSACEIVKEKYPETRFIAFGAYQPGEYLPEWMSFHFAPSKERLRNLYNSSSIFLSGSYTEGWALPPSEAMQCGCALVATDIPGHRDFSIHGVNALLSEPGNYQLMAEHISLLLENPSFRIRLATSGNEFIQNYTWSKTISRFLDICDAASIIRMDKTKIEADL; translated from the coding sequence ATGTATGACTTTACTTTTATTCTTCCTGAAATATCTAGGCGTCCCATTGGAGGATATAAAATCGTTTATGAATATTGCAACAGACTTTCTGATCTAGGATATAACGTTTCCATCATTCATCTCCGAAAGAGATCTAAAAGCAAGCTGCATTTTGTTAAAAGAGTGATTGAAAATTTGCTGCATAAATATATTTTTGGAAGTGAGGTCGTCTGGTTTCGACTTGCTATCGGGATCAAAGTTCAGGAAATTGAAAGTGCCCACATATTGGAAGACCAACAATTCGAATCGCTGTACTACGTGGCTACTGCCTGGGATACGGCAAAAATAACCAAAAAAATAGCAGATTTCTTTAATGCTTATGGTTTATATCTCATTCAAGGCTATGAGACATGGGATGCTGAGGAAAAGGAGATCATACAGACCTATCATTTGGGATTAAGAAATATTGCCATTGCCAAGTGGCTGCAGGAGAGTGTGAAGAATTCCGGCGCAGAGTGTTACTTTGTACCAAATGCCTTCGATTTTGAAGACTTTCACGTAGTTGAGCCGCCCTGCTCTAGAGATGGTAAGATTGTGCTGACTATGTTTCATGACTCACCCCTCAAAGGCTTTAAAGATGTAGTCAGCGCGTGCGAGATAGTCAAAGAAAAATACCCCGAGACAAGGTTTATCGCATTCGGAGCTTACCAGCCGGGCGAATACTTACCAGAATGGATGTCATTCCACTTTGCTCCTTCAAAGGAGCGATTAAGAAATTTGTACAACTCGTCCAGCATTTTTTTGTCTGGAAGTTACACGGAGGGATGGGCCTTGCCACCCTCTGAAGCCATGCAATGTGGGTGTGCCCTGGTTGCCACTGATATACCTGGACATCGTGATTTTTCAATTCACGGTGTGAATGCGTTGCTCTCTGAACCCGGCAATTATCAGTTGATGGCTGAGCACATCAGCCTGCTTCTGGAAAACCCTTCTTTTCGGATTCGGTTGGCCACTTCTGGGAATGAATTTATTCAAAACTATACGTGGTCTAAAACTATATCACGATTTCTTGATATATGTGATGCGGCCAGTATCATACGTATGGATAAAACAAAAATTGAAGCTGATCTGTGA
- a CDS encoding O-antigen ligase family protein has translation MTKLSLVIAFAFLNFIFVLSIWWILGIINENTYATEQFKGVVVTLVVIAIALFFAAGHEIRRLQALKAIVLGNFIYCILKLFIIILIYLKLLSFDVLIGVFNFLNTTPVTLEILPRVLRIQTISDILSPFIVGILLYKRDIWVKYRAMILFILFASILFSYARAIWLLTFAVVILNPQQAILKKNYFIRATTAVSLFASLMILGPAQYLINRFYGENIAASDQIRSQQIAGLLEYSLARPFFGHGFGAYIPGIIRDSNAPYTYEVQWLALLMQVGILGLFVLLVYLMLGFVFMVKSRQSTYWIALYFMWLLMGFTNPYLTSSVAGIVFAICLYLSNEKWNNMGTERSLVKI, from the coding sequence ATGACCAAATTATCTTTAGTAATTGCTTTTGCATTTTTGAATTTCATATTTGTTCTAAGTATATGGTGGATATTGGGGATAATTAATGAAAATACTTATGCAACAGAACAATTTAAAGGAGTCGTTGTCACTCTCGTAGTGATCGCTATAGCTTTATTCTTTGCAGCCGGACACGAGATCCGCCGACTGCAGGCACTCAAAGCAATTGTCCTTGGAAACTTTATCTATTGTATTCTTAAGCTGTTCATAATAATTCTTATTTATTTAAAGTTGTTAAGCTTTGACGTTCTCATTGGAGTATTTAATTTTCTAAATACTACGCCGGTAACTTTAGAAATACTTCCTAGAGTACTTAGAATTCAGACAATTAGCGACATTCTGTCCCCATTCATTGTTGGAATACTGCTCTATAAAAGAGATATCTGGGTTAAATACCGCGCGATGATTCTGTTTATACTTTTTGCTTCTATCTTATTTTCTTACGCTCGAGCTATATGGCTTTTAACTTTTGCGGTGGTGATTTTAAACCCACAGCAGGCGATTTTAAAAAAGAATTATTTCATCCGCGCTACAACTGCTGTTTCACTTTTTGCAAGTCTTATGATTTTGGGACCCGCACAATACTTGATAAATAGATTTTATGGTGAAAATATTGCAGCATCGGACCAGATCAGGAGTCAGCAAATTGCGGGATTACTAGAATACTCTTTGGCTCGGCCGTTTTTCGGGCATGGTTTTGGAGCCTATATCCCTGGCATTATTCGTGACTCAAATGCGCCTTATACCTATGAAGTTCAATGGTTGGCTCTCCTGATGCAGGTGGGTATTCTGGGGTTGTTTGTGTTGTTGGTCTACTTGATGCTGGGATTTGTTTTTATGGTAAAATCTAGGCAATCCACCTATTGGATTGCGTTATACTTTATGTGGCTACTTATGGGATTTACCAATCCTTATCTTACATCATCTGTTGCGGGCATTGTTTTTGCAATTTGTCTATACCTAAGTAACGAAAAATGGAATAATATGGGAACAGAGAGAAGTTTGGTGAAAATATGA
- a CDS encoding glycosyltransferase family 2 protein has protein sequence MMQDITIVLATYNGLNYIEDQIDSLLHQTSQRHEILIHDDGSSDGTCEYVADLSRKNPRVKNLQLPPVGGASANFSLLLQNTSSPYVFCSDQDDIWCHDKVLTMMKQILFYEGIYGKDVPLLIHTDLKLIDQAGESLAPSFWRYQNLNPRWGDQFNLILTQNVVTGCTMLVNRALLKKALPVPADAVMHDWWLALVACAFGRVIWLSEPTVRYRQHARNEVGAKKFDGQYLLSKMAKLGDRSEARRSLESTARQAAAFAERFPDAAQVDQARIFAQLPYMSPWQRRQTIVRERFFKIGMVRNLAWLGLT, from the coding sequence ATGATGCAAGATATAACCATAGTTTTGGCAACTTATAATGGACTGAATTATATAGAGGATCAGATTGATTCTCTATTGCATCAAACTTCTCAAAGGCATGAAATACTCATTCATGATGATGGCTCCAGCGATGGAACCTGCGAGTACGTTGCCGACTTAAGCAGGAAAAATCCCCGTGTTAAAAATCTTCAGCTTCCGCCTGTTGGCGGAGCCAGCGCTAATTTCTCGCTTCTGTTGCAGAATACAAGCAGTCCATATGTCTTTTGCTCGGATCAAGATGATATTTGGTGTCATGACAAAGTTCTTACAATGATGAAGCAAATCCTCTTTTATGAAGGTATTTATGGGAAAGACGTGCCATTGCTTATACACACTGATCTCAAATTAATTGACCAAGCCGGAGAAAGTCTCGCCCCATCATTCTGGCGCTATCAAAATCTGAACCCACGTTGGGGTGATCAATTCAACCTCATATTGACGCAAAATGTTGTGACTGGCTGTACCATGCTGGTCAATAGGGCATTGCTCAAAAAAGCCCTTCCTGTGCCGGCAGATGCTGTGATGCATGATTGGTGGTTGGCGTTGGTGGCGTGTGCCTTCGGCAGGGTAATCTGGCTGAGTGAACCGACGGTACGCTATCGCCAGCACGCAAGGAACGAGGTGGGTGCCAAGAAGTTTGATGGGCAGTACCTGCTTTCGAAGATGGCGAAGCTAGGTGACCGGAGTGAGGCCCGGCGAAGCCTGGAATCGACCGCGCGGCAGGCAGCGGCTTTCGCTGAACGTTTCCCAGACGCCGCACAGGTGGACCAGGCACGAATTTTCGCTCAACTACCCTATATGTCGCCCTGGCAGCGACGTCAAACCATTGTTCGGGAACGATTTTTCAAGATTGGTATGGTCCGCAATCTGGCTTGGCTAGGACTAACATGA
- a CDS encoding glycosyltransferase family 2 protein: MTPQSIFLIVPTLDAARHVPAFSAALNRQTRQPDHVLILDSASADNSPQLYRQHGFEVVSLVREGFNHGGTRNRGAHLACAQGAQILVFMTQDAIPAHDRWLEELVAPILAGKVAATFARQLPRPGASLLEQFSRYFNYPDSSRLRREANIQHLGVKAFFFSNVCSAVRADLFWLVGGFPEGVIMNEDMILAARLLRAGQATEYVAQSQVVHSHDYTLTQQFRRNFDVGVSFSQAGPLLNGARVGGEGLRFVAGQMRYVLRHGHVDLVPLVLLEAAAKFTAFQTGKRHRLLPIALKKILSMHRYHWSQERKTS, encoded by the coding sequence ATGACACCCCAGTCTATTTTTCTGATCGTACCCACACTGGATGCCGCACGTCACGTTCCGGCCTTTTCTGCAGCCCTGAACCGCCAGACCAGACAGCCAGATCATGTCTTGATTTTGGACTCAGCCTCTGCCGATAACAGTCCTCAACTTTATCGGCAACACGGTTTTGAAGTTGTCTCGCTTGTTCGCGAGGGATTCAATCACGGGGGCACCCGCAACCGGGGTGCCCACTTGGCCTGTGCACAGGGGGCGCAAATCCTGGTATTTATGACCCAGGACGCCATTCCGGCCCACGATCGCTGGCTAGAAGAACTGGTTGCACCCATTCTCGCGGGCAAGGTGGCAGCCACTTTTGCCCGACAACTGCCCCGCCCCGGTGCCTCATTACTGGAGCAATTTTCCCGGTACTTCAATTATCCAGACAGCAGCCGGCTTCGGCGAGAGGCGAACATCCAACACCTGGGGGTTAAAGCCTTTTTCTTCTCCAATGTCTGCTCAGCGGTGCGGGCCGATCTCTTCTGGTTAGTGGGCGGCTTCCCTGAAGGCGTCATCATGAATGAGGATATGATTCTGGCAGCCAGACTGCTACGAGCGGGACAAGCCACCGAATACGTGGCACAATCGCAAGTTGTTCATTCTCATGACTACACCCTAACCCAGCAATTTCGCCGCAACTTTGACGTGGGCGTTTCTTTCTCGCAAGCAGGACCTCTGCTCAATGGGGCCAGGGTGGGCGGCGAGGGGCTGCGGTTTGTTGCAGGGCAGATGCGTTATGTGCTCAGGCATGGGCATGTGGACCTGGTTCCGCTGGTCCTTCTGGAAGCAGCAGCCAAGTTCACGGCCTTTCAAACGGGTAAACGTCACCGCTTGCTGCCGATAGCCCTTAAGAAGATATTGAGTATGCACCGTTATCACTGGAGTCAGGAAAGGAAGACCTCATGA
- the rfbB gene encoding dTDP-glucose 4,6-dehydratase: MTFNNLLVTGGCGFIGSNFVRYWMAHHPESHIVVYDKLTYAGRQENLADLWEDSRLSLVVGDITDLDAVRRACQEHQIDLIVNFAAETHVDQSILGPLVFTDTNVRGTHVLLEVARELGLRLHHISTDEVYGHIRDDHQSVETDELAPRSPYAASKAAADQLVQAYAITYDLPVTITRGANNVGPYQYPEKAVPLFSTNAILGEAIPVYGDGLQMRDYAHVYDHCTGIEAVLLRGEIGEVYNVGTGREMTNLEMVDIVLETLSKSHDLVRHVTDRAGHDRRYSMNVDKLRALGWQPRYDPKEAVAEAARWYADNRSWWEPIRSGEFREYYERQYAERLAGTAQ; the protein is encoded by the coding sequence ATGACCTTCAATAACTTACTTGTCACCGGAGGCTGCGGCTTTATCGGCAGCAATTTCGTGCGGTACTGGATGGCGCATCATCCCGAAAGCCACATCGTGGTCTATGACAAGCTGACCTACGCGGGGCGTCAAGAAAACCTGGCTGACCTGTGGGAAGATTCCCGTCTTTCCCTGGTGGTGGGTGATATTACTGACCTGGATGCGGTACGCCGGGCGTGCCAGGAGCACCAGATTGACCTGATCGTCAATTTCGCCGCCGAGACCCATGTGGACCAGAGCATCCTGGGACCGCTGGTGTTTACGGACACCAATGTGCGCGGCACCCACGTTCTGCTGGAAGTGGCCCGTGAGCTGGGCCTCCGCCTGCACCACATCAGCACCGACGAGGTCTATGGGCATATCCGCGATGACCACCAGAGTGTGGAGACTGACGAGTTGGCGCCCCGCAGTCCCTACGCTGCCAGCAAGGCCGCCGCCGATCAACTGGTACAGGCTTATGCCATCACCTATGACCTGCCGGTGACCATCACGCGTGGGGCCAACAACGTTGGCCCGTACCAGTATCCGGAAAAGGCGGTGCCGCTGTTCTCCACCAACGCGATTCTGGGCGAGGCCATTCCTGTGTACGGCGACGGACTGCAGATGCGCGACTACGCCCATGTGTATGACCACTGCACCGGCATTGAAGCCGTGTTGCTGCGCGGCGAGATCGGAGAGGTCTACAACGTCGGGACTGGACGTGAGATGACCAACCTGGAGATGGTGGACATCGTTCTGGAGACGCTGAGTAAGTCACACGATCTGGTGCGGCATGTCACGGACCGCGCCGGTCATGACCGGCGCTACAGCATGAACGTGGACAAGCTGAGGGCCCTGGGCTGGCAGCCCAGGTATGACCCGAAAGAAGCAGTCGCTGAAGCCGCCAGATGGTATGCAGACAACCGTTCCTGGTGGGAGCCGATCCGCAGCGGCGAGTTTCGTGAGTACTACGAGCGCCAGTACGCCGAGCGGCTGGCGGGCACGGCCCAGTGA